The following proteins are encoded in a genomic region of Deltaproteobacteria bacterium:
- a CDS encoding phosphate/phosphite/phosphonate ABC transporter substrate-binding protein, with the protein MSDFILGAVAYDAKVVTIWDGFRAWFAERGLSFDYVLYTSYERQVDAHLRGDVHVAWNSPLAWIQVERLAKKHGRTAQAIAMRDTDRDLTSVILVRADSPVKSIADLRGKRIGVGAADSPQATLIPLLALSDAGVEPGRDVEVQRHDVLLGKHGDHIGGERDAVKALLAGKVDAACLIDGNRLAFAREGLLAPNATRVLHQTGLYDHCNMTVLDGGPPETQRFRELLLGMSYDDPQVRPLLDLEGLKAWLPGRTKGYALLERAVERFHTLDPWLAVR; encoded by the coding sequence ATGAGCGACTTCATCCTTGGAGCCGTCGCCTACGACGCCAAAGTGGTCACCATCTGGGACGGCTTTCGCGCCTGGTTCGCCGAGCGCGGCCTGAGCTTCGACTACGTGCTCTACACGAGCTACGAGCGCCAGGTGGACGCGCACCTCCGCGGCGACGTGCACGTGGCGTGGAACTCCCCGCTCGCGTGGATTCAAGTCGAGCGGCTCGCGAAGAAGCACGGCCGCACCGCGCAGGCCATCGCCATGCGCGACACCGATCGCGACCTCACGAGCGTCATCCTCGTGCGCGCAGACTCGCCGGTGAAATCGATCGCCGACTTGCGCGGAAAGCGAATCGGCGTCGGCGCGGCGGACTCGCCCCAGGCCACGCTCATCCCGCTGCTGGCGCTCTCCGACGCGGGAGTCGAGCCAGGTCGCGACGTCGAGGTACAGCGCCATGACGTGCTGCTCGGCAAGCACGGCGATCACATCGGCGGCGAGCGCGACGCGGTGAAGGCGCTGCTCGCGGGCAAGGTCGACGCGGCGTGCCTCATCGACGGCAACCGGCTCGCGTTCGCGCGCGAAGGGCTGCTCGCGCCAAATGCGACGCGCGTGCTTCACCAGACCGGGCTCTACGATCACTGCAACATGACCGTGCTCGACGGCGGTCCGCCCGAGACCCAGCGCTTCCGCGAGCTCCTGCTCGGCATGTCGTACGACGACCCTCAGGTCAGGCCGCTGCTCGATCTCGAAGGGCTCAAGGCCTGGCTGCCCGGTCGCACCAAGGGCTACGCGTTGCTCGAGCGTGCCGTGGAGCGGTTCCACACGCTCGACCCTTGGCTGGCCGTGCGATGA
- a CDS encoding acyl-CoA/acyl-ACP dehydrogenase, producing the protein MSNEFEKQLESVAAVVASHAAEVDRGEFPTRSIDALRAAGLLGLVSSKDVGGQGKGLAEATVVVERLARECGSTAMVLCMHYCGTAVIEAHGSLDTRQAIAAGKHLTTLAFSEAGSRSHFWAALGTATVDGSDVKVSAKKSFVTSAHHADSYVWSSKPTAGSELSTLWFVPRNTAGLRVDGTFSGIGLNGNDSAPVTAEAAKIPAANRLGGDGAGFGIMMGVVLPWFNVLSANVSAGLMEAAVQRTAKHASGTSFQHAGSSIADLPTARAFIARMRIKTDQTKALNADALAAIASSRPDTMLRVLESKAAAGEASAEVTDLAMRVGGGAAFRKDGAGVERIFRDARAALVMGPTTDVLYDFIGKAVCGLPLF; encoded by the coding sequence ATGTCGAACGAGTTCGAGAAGCAGCTCGAGTCTGTCGCCGCCGTCGTCGCCAGCCACGCCGCCGAGGTCGATCGCGGCGAGTTTCCCACCCGGTCTATCGACGCGCTCCGCGCCGCCGGCCTCCTCGGCCTGGTGAGCAGCAAGGACGTCGGCGGTCAGGGCAAGGGCCTGGCGGAGGCCACCGTCGTCGTCGAGCGGCTCGCGCGCGAGTGCGGCTCCACGGCCATGGTCCTCTGCATGCACTACTGCGGCACCGCGGTCATCGAGGCGCACGGCTCGCTCGACACGCGCCAGGCCATCGCCGCGGGCAAGCACCTCACCACCCTCGCCTTCTCCGAGGCCGGCTCGCGCAGCCACTTCTGGGCCGCGCTGGGCACGGCGACCGTCGACGGCAGCGACGTGAAAGTCTCCGCCAAGAAGAGCTTCGTCACCTCGGCGCACCACGCCGACAGCTACGTGTGGTCGAGCAAGCCCACCGCGGGCAGCGAGCTCTCCACGCTCTGGTTCGTGCCGCGCAACACCGCGGGCCTTCGTGTCGACGGGACGTTCAGCGGCATCGGCCTCAACGGCAACGACTCGGCGCCGGTGACCGCGGAGGCCGCGAAGATCCCCGCCGCGAATCGCCTCGGCGGCGACGGCGCAGGCTTCGGGATCATGATGGGCGTGGTGCTGCCCTGGTTCAACGTGCTTTCCGCGAACGTGTCCGCGGGCTTGATGGAAGCGGCGGTGCAGCGGACGGCGAAGCACGCGTCGGGCACGTCGTTCCAACACGCGGGCAGCTCCATCGCCGACCTGCCGACCGCGCGCGCCTTCATCGCGCGCATGCGCATCAAGACCGACCAGACCAAGGCGCTCAACGCCGACGCGCTCGCGGCGATCGCGTCGAGCCGTCCGGACACCATGCTGCGCGTGCTGGAGAGCAAGGCCGCGGCGGGTGAGGCCTCCGCCGAGGTGACGGACCTGGCCATGCGCGTGGGCGGCGGCGCGGCGTTCCGGAAGGACGGCGCCGGCGTGGAGCGCATCTTCCGCGACGCACGCGCGGCGCTGGTGATGGGTCCGACCACCGACGTGCTGTACGACTTCATCGGGAAGGCCGTCTGCGGATTGCCGCTCTTCTGA
- a CDS encoding TMEM165/GDT1 family protein, whose amino-acid sequence MQTSAALFFTVFGVIFVAELPDKTALAALILATRHRALPVFLGAALALIVQSIIAVIAGAFMARLPTRVVHVGSGLLFIGCAILMWIRRHEEEEVTTKVEEEAGFWSALWTVFIVVFVAEFGDLTQIGTAGFAAKYNAWLTVFLASSLALCSVAGLAVVVGNRAGKLLDPTLTQRVAAVVFAGVGVLLAVGVF is encoded by the coding sequence ATGCAGACCTCCGCCGCGTTGTTCTTCACCGTCTTCGGCGTGATCTTCGTCGCTGAGCTGCCCGACAAGACGGCGCTCGCCGCCCTCATCCTCGCCACCCGCCACCGCGCGCTCCCCGTGTTTCTGGGGGCGGCGCTCGCACTCATCGTCCAAAGCATCATCGCGGTGATCGCCGGCGCGTTCATGGCGCGCTTGCCCACGCGCGTGGTCCACGTGGGCTCGGGGCTCCTGTTCATTGGGTGCGCGATCCTGATGTGGATCCGCAGGCACGAGGAGGAGGAGGTCACCACGAAGGTGGAGGAAGAGGCCGGCTTCTGGAGCGCGCTCTGGACGGTCTTCATCGTGGTCTTCGTGGCCGAGTTCGGCGACCTCACCCAGATTGGCACGGCAGGCTTCGCGGCCAAGTACAACGCCTGGCTCACGGTCTTCCTGGCCTCGAGCCTCGCGCTGTGCTCGGTGGCGGGCCTGGCGGTCGTGGTGGGAAACCGTGCGGGCAAGCTCCTCGATCCCACGCTGACCCAACGGGTGGCAGCCGTTGTGTTCGCAGGTGTGGGCGTGTTGCTCGCGGTCGGAGTCTTCTGA
- the ftsH gene encoding ATP-dependent zinc metalloprotease FtsH, giving the protein MSLVPGPSRLTKLLAISLLLAPLVHSFVMNTGLVKMARPLTYTAFKSEVIADHVKSAQVAPTWIRGQIQGTGDKQPVAYETHRVDDPKLLEDLQAHHVDVDGTSGEGTFDKLFGWLVPVAIPLILLFFVGRAMSQRQGGMGSMMAAGQSKARVYMEKEIEVRFTDVAGVDEAKVELQEVVEFLKTPEKFARLGGHVPKGVLLVGPPGTGKTLLARAVAGEAGVPFFNISGSEFVEMFVGVGAARVRDLFTRAKEAAPCIIFIDELDALGKARGAGPMAHEEREQTLNQLLVELDGFDPRVGVILMAATNRPEILDPALLRAGRFDRQVLVDRPDKAGRLAILKLHARKIRIENEAELDALAGLTAGMAGADLANVINEAALLAARRGREMVGKSELSEAVERIVAGLEKKSRVLRPEEKERVAFHEVGHALLGLAFPGLGALQKISIIPRGISALGYTLQVPTEDRFLMTKPELEHKIAALLGGRVAEELIFGEVSTGAQDDLQKATRLARSMVVHYGMGEALGLATVEPRHAGFVELEGPEALGPKLAAAADDEVRKILDEQHEVARRILTKQVATLREAAQLLLARETITGEEIAALGSNHTVPPDGQASDGAAAL; this is encoded by the coding sequence ATGAGCCTGGTGCCCGGGCCCAGCCGGCTCACGAAGCTGTTGGCCATTTCGCTCCTGCTTGCGCCGCTCGTTCACTCCTTCGTCATGAACACCGGTCTGGTGAAGATGGCCCGGCCGCTCACCTACACGGCGTTCAAGAGCGAGGTGATCGCGGACCACGTGAAGTCCGCGCAGGTCGCGCCGACGTGGATTCGCGGTCAGATCCAGGGCACGGGCGACAAGCAGCCCGTCGCCTATGAAACCCACCGCGTGGACGATCCGAAGCTGCTCGAGGACCTCCAGGCCCACCACGTCGACGTGGACGGGACCAGCGGGGAAGGCACCTTCGACAAGCTCTTCGGCTGGCTCGTACCCGTGGCCATTCCGCTGATCCTGCTCTTCTTCGTCGGTCGGGCCATGTCCCAGCGGCAAGGTGGCATGGGCTCGATGATGGCTGCGGGCCAGAGCAAGGCGCGCGTCTACATGGAGAAGGAAATCGAGGTGCGCTTCACCGACGTCGCTGGCGTGGACGAGGCCAAGGTCGAGCTGCAAGAGGTCGTCGAGTTCCTGAAGACGCCCGAGAAGTTCGCGCGGCTCGGCGGGCACGTGCCCAAGGGCGTGCTGCTGGTCGGCCCGCCGGGCACCGGCAAGACGCTGCTCGCACGCGCTGTCGCAGGCGAAGCGGGCGTGCCGTTCTTCAACATCAGCGGCAGCGAGTTCGTGGAGATGTTCGTGGGCGTGGGCGCCGCACGGGTGCGCGACTTGTTCACGCGCGCCAAGGAGGCTGCGCCCTGCATCATCTTCATCGATGAGCTCGATGCCCTCGGCAAGGCGCGCGGCGCGGGCCCCATGGCCCACGAGGAGCGCGAGCAGACGCTCAACCAGCTGCTGGTGGAGCTCGACGGCTTCGACCCGCGCGTGGGCGTGATCCTCATGGCAGCCACGAACCGCCCGGAGATCCTCGACCCGGCGCTGCTGCGCGCAGGACGGTTCGATCGCCAGGTGCTCGTCGACCGCCCAGACAAGGCCGGCCGGCTGGCCATCCTCAAGCTCCACGCGCGCAAGATTCGAATCGAGAACGAGGCCGAGCTGGACGCACTCGCGGGGCTGACTGCGGGGATGGCAGGCGCCGACCTGGCCAACGTGATCAACGAGGCCGCGCTGCTCGCCGCGCGACGCGGTCGCGAGATGGTGGGCAAGAGCGAGCTCTCCGAAGCGGTGGAGCGCATCGTCGCGGGCCTGGAGAAGAAGAGCAGGGTGCTCCGACCCGAGGAGAAGGAGCGCGTCGCGTTCCACGAGGTGGGTCACGCGCTGTTGGGGCTCGCGTTCCCGGGGCTCGGTGCGCTGCAGAAGATCTCCATCATCCCGCGCGGGATCTCGGCGCTGGGCTACACGCTCCAGGTGCCCACCGAGGATCGGTTCCTCATGACCAAGCCCGAGCTCGAGCACAAGATTGCCGCGCTGCTCGGCGGTCGCGTGGCGGAGGAGCTCATCTTCGGTGAGGTCTCCACCGGCGCTCAGGACGACCTGCAGAAGGCCACGCGGCTCGCGCGAAGCATGGTGGTCCACTACGGGATGGGCGAGGCGCTGGGTCTGGCCACGGTCGAACCGCGGCATGCGGGGTTTGTGGAGCTTGAAGGTCCCGAGGCGCTCGGCCCGAAGCTCGCTGCCGCCGCGGATGATGAAGTCCGCAAGATCCTCGACGAGCAGCACGAGGTGGCTCGCAGGATCCTCACGAAGCAGGTGGCCACGCTCCGCGAGGCGGCCCAGCTGCTGTTGGCACGAGAGACGATCACCGGCGAGGAGATCGCGGCGCTCGGCTCAAACCACACAGTCCCACCCGATGGGCAGGCCAGCGACGGGGCAGCCGCACTCTAG
- a CDS encoding copper oxidase, which yields MKSLLIALLLVVPSVGSAAKPFSSGANYVGTVTPNGSSLPWTLDHGVKVFHLIAEPVKKEIAPGMVIDAWGYNGQSPGPTIEAIEGDRVRILVTNKLPEPTSVHWHGVILPNGMDGVSGVNQKWIKPGETYAYEFTLKQHGTQMYHPHVDDTTQMALGMEGFFIIHPKAEKQRIDRDFAIFLHEWDVPPGASRPNPATMSDFNVFTFNGRAYPGTTPLLAQKGERVRVRIANLSMDSHPIHIHGLHFVETGTDGGPIPPAAQLPETTVNVPPGTTRDIEFVADNPGDWAMHCHKNHHAMNQMAHDLPNMTGVDQQGVEAKVRTLLPGYMAMGKEGMAEMEEMHMGGPTNTLPMMAGEGPYGAVGMGGMFTLLKVREHLDGDQDPGWYQAPPGTEAHPVERP from the coding sequence ATGAAGAGCCTGCTCATCGCACTCCTGCTCGTCGTTCCCTCCGTCGGCAGTGCGGCCAAGCCCTTCTCATCGGGCGCGAACTACGTGGGCACCGTCACGCCCAACGGCAGCTCACTCCCGTGGACCCTGGACCACGGCGTGAAGGTGTTCCACCTCATCGCTGAGCCGGTGAAGAAGGAGATCGCTCCGGGCATGGTCATCGATGCCTGGGGCTACAACGGCCAGTCACCCGGACCGACCATCGAGGCGATCGAGGGCGACCGCGTCCGCATCCTGGTCACCAACAAGCTGCCCGAGCCCACCAGCGTCCACTGGCACGGGGTGATCCTGCCCAACGGCATGGATGGCGTCTCCGGCGTGAACCAGAAGTGGATCAAGCCCGGCGAGACCTACGCCTACGAGTTCACGCTCAAGCAGCACGGCACGCAGATGTACCACCCGCACGTCGATGACACGACGCAGATGGCGCTGGGCATGGAGGGCTTCTTCATCATCCACCCCAAGGCCGAGAAGCAGCGCATCGATCGCGACTTCGCCATCTTCCTGCACGAGTGGGACGTGCCGCCGGGGGCTTCGCGGCCGAACCCGGCCACCATGAGCGACTTCAACGTCTTCACCTTCAACGGCCGCGCGTATCCCGGCACCACACCGCTGCTGGCCCAGAAGGGCGAAAGGGTGCGCGTTCGCATCGCGAACCTCTCCATGGACAGCCACCCCATCCACATCCACGGGCTGCACTTCGTGGAGACAGGCACCGACGGCGGACCGATTCCCCCCGCGGCGCAGCTTCCGGAGACCACGGTGAACGTGCCCCCGGGGACCACGCGGGACATCGAGTTCGTGGCCGACAACCCGGGCGACTGGGCCATGCACTGCCACAAGAACCACCACGCCATGAACCAGATGGCGCACGACCTGCCGAACATGACCGGCGTCGATCAGCAGGGCGTCGAAGCGAAGGTTCGCACGCTGCTGCCGGGCTACATGGCCATGGGGAAGGAGGGCATGGCCGAGATGGAGGAGATGCACATGGGCGGCCCCACGAACACCCTGCCCATGATGGCGGGTGAAGGGCCTTACGGCGCGGTGGGCATGGGCGGGATGTTCACGCTGCTCAAGGTGCGTGAGCACCTCGACGGCGACCAGGATCCGGGTTGGTACCAAGCGCCTCCAGGCACGGAGGCGCACCCCGTGGAGCGGCCGTGA
- a CDS encoding MCP four helix bundle domain-containing protein — MLATLGRAHEPRGWLLGAALAAILIAFLVSNVVALLDMRAALRSSRVIVEDALVSIEMVSRLDADIDQERLLIDARIAEKNPDEIRRIEQKLADVNADFDVAALAYEPIATFPGEHETWTRVQHEAQALRAPLRHALELSRHNHPEEARAQMQALQDDFEHIDDEIDQLVGINQAAAQREVAETATKQRHALWLMVGLTATGLAVGVVLAVVLSRFIRGREAELLQLAHALEERNRELDSFSGRVAHDLRGPLTVVNLAAGRLAERAPQELGTTALLQRGVTRMEILIQDLLMLSRIGSELHDAVCDPSAVVALVRDELSPQLSSEGGTLSASVESAEVVCAAGLLRQALWNIVENALKYRRRDVAPEIQIQGQILDDVYELRVSDNGLGMSAEDARHAFEPFYRAERTRTEVGTGLGLAIVKRIVDAYGGALTIDSQINSGTTLRIKLRVANGRRHEPSAHLGSTRALRKLEQHPPA, encoded by the coding sequence GTGTTGGCGACCCTTGGACGTGCGCACGAGCCTCGAGGCTGGCTGCTCGGTGCCGCCCTGGCTGCCATCCTCATCGCCTTCCTCGTTTCGAACGTGGTCGCCCTTCTGGACATGCGGGCCGCGCTCCGGTCGAGCCGGGTCATCGTGGAGGACGCCCTGGTGAGCATCGAGATGGTCTCCCGGCTCGATGCGGACATCGATCAGGAGCGCTTGCTCATCGACGCCCGCATCGCCGAGAAGAACCCCGACGAGATCCGCCGCATCGAGCAGAAGCTCGCCGACGTGAACGCGGACTTCGACGTGGCGGCGCTCGCCTACGAGCCCATCGCCACCTTCCCCGGCGAGCACGAGACCTGGACGCGGGTGCAGCACGAGGCGCAGGCACTCCGCGCCCCGCTCCGACACGCGCTCGAGCTCTCCAGGCACAACCATCCCGAAGAGGCGCGGGCCCAGATGCAGGCCTTGCAGGACGATTTCGAGCACATCGACGATGAGATTGATCAGCTGGTGGGCATCAACCAAGCCGCGGCCCAGCGCGAGGTCGCCGAGACCGCGACGAAGCAACGGCACGCCCTCTGGCTCATGGTCGGCCTGACGGCCACCGGTCTGGCGGTCGGCGTCGTGCTCGCCGTGGTGCTGAGCCGCTTCATTCGAGGCCGCGAAGCAGAGCTGCTCCAGCTGGCCCATGCGCTCGAAGAGAGGAATCGCGAGCTGGACTCCTTCTCCGGGCGGGTGGCACACGATCTCCGGGGGCCGCTGACCGTGGTCAACCTCGCGGCCGGAAGGTTGGCGGAGCGCGCGCCTCAGGAGCTCGGGACGACCGCTCTGCTTCAGCGGGGCGTCACCCGGATGGAGATCCTCATCCAGGATCTGTTGATGCTCTCTCGCATCGGCTCGGAGCTTCACGACGCCGTGTGTGATCCGTCCGCGGTGGTCGCGCTCGTGCGAGATGAGCTGTCCCCGCAGCTCTCGAGCGAGGGGGGCACGCTGTCCGCCTCCGTGGAGTCGGCTGAGGTGGTCTGTGCCGCTGGGCTTCTACGCCAGGCGTTGTGGAACATCGTCGAGAACGCGTTGAAGTACCGGCGCCGTGATGTCGCGCCCGAAATCCAGATCCAGGGGCAAATCCTGGACGACGTGTATGAGCTGCGCGTGTCAGACAACGGCTTGGGAATGTCGGCGGAGGACGCCCGGCATGCCTTCGAGCCGTTCTACAGAGCGGAGCGCACGCGCACCGAGGTCGGGACGGGACTGGGCCTGGCCATCGTCAAGCGCATCGTCGACGCCTACGGCGGGGCGTTGACCATCGACTCGCAGATCAACTCGGGAACGACGCTGCGCATCAAGCTTCGGGTCGCGAATGGACGCCGACACGAGCCCTCTGCCCACCTCGGCTCAACTCGAGCCCTTCGGAAGCTCGAGCAGCACCCTCCCGCGTGA
- a CDS encoding ferritin-like domain-containing protein: MTTVDLGDLGFDEGGHLLVARALASAAEVRVVGTAPTLAVDLPAWCRAKGHACAGNVVTRGPHDRRVGAERAGQIDAPSERAPKTWGLAARGALVEAGVPVLDLALVNKRELWADDAARLYAQAAAAQWDPQTAIPWDAPVTHPPEVEDAVVQVMTYLIENETAALLVPTRFLSKLHPHFREVMQLLAIQAADEARHIEVFTRRARLRRNELGLSTVGGQASLATLFDEPDFAIASFLLSVLGEGSFLSLLAFIRDHAPDACTRAVARLAGQDEARHVAFGLAHLGQHLEQEPSLREKLAAAVERRHAALANTAGLNAEVFDALVLLAAGSWEPQALRQGHAAVVSLVADMDAGRRQRLQRLGFTSDDAAALSSLHTRNFM, translated from the coding sequence ATGACCACCGTGGACCTCGGCGACCTCGGCTTCGACGAGGGCGGGCACCTGCTCGTCGCGCGGGCGCTCGCGAGCGCGGCCGAGGTTCGCGTGGTCGGAACCGCGCCGACGCTCGCCGTCGACTTGCCCGCCTGGTGCCGCGCGAAGGGGCACGCGTGCGCAGGAAACGTCGTCACGCGAGGGCCGCACGATCGTCGCGTCGGCGCCGAGCGCGCAGGCCAAATCGACGCGCCGTCCGAGCGCGCGCCGAAGACGTGGGGACTCGCCGCGCGTGGCGCGCTCGTGGAAGCCGGCGTGCCCGTGCTCGACCTCGCGCTCGTGAACAAGCGTGAGCTCTGGGCCGACGACGCCGCGCGGCTCTACGCGCAAGCCGCCGCCGCGCAGTGGGATCCCCAGACCGCCATTCCGTGGGACGCGCCGGTCACGCATCCGCCCGAGGTCGAAGACGCGGTCGTGCAGGTGATGACCTACCTCATCGAGAACGAGACGGCGGCGCTGCTCGTGCCCACCCGATTCCTCTCGAAGCTGCATCCGCACTTTCGCGAGGTGATGCAGCTGCTCGCCATCCAGGCCGCCGACGAAGCGCGGCACATCGAGGTCTTCACGAGGCGGGCGCGGCTGCGGCGCAACGAGCTCGGGCTCTCGACGGTGGGCGGCCAGGCGTCGCTCGCCACGCTCTTCGACGAGCCGGACTTCGCCATCGCCAGCTTTCTGCTCTCGGTGCTCGGTGAAGGGAGCTTTCTCTCGCTGCTCGCGTTCATCCGCGATCACGCGCCGGATGCGTGCACGCGCGCGGTGGCGAGGCTCGCGGGGCAGGACGAAGCGCGGCATGTGGCGTTCGGCCTCGCGCATCTGGGGCAGCACCTCGAGCAGGAGCCGTCGCTGCGAGAGAAGCTCGCGGCTGCGGTCGAGCGGCGACACGCCGCGCTCGCGAACACCGCCGGGCTCAACGCCGAGGTCTTCGACGCGCTCGTGCTGCTCGCGGCGGGATCGTGGGAGCCGCAGGCGCTGCGACAAGGTCACGCGGCCGTGGTCTCGCTCGTCGCAGACATGGACGCTGGACGGCGTCAGCGCCTGCAGCGGCTCGGCTTCACGAGCGACGACGCGGCCGCGCTCTCGTCGCTGCACACGCGCAACTTCATGTGA
- a CDS encoding TolC family protein — protein MRPALLWATPIALVTVTGCASTSPKQGYAEVAQLVQARGGQAPDWDQHSPDDEEVDRRVRELLAKDLTTDAAVQVALLRNRKLQQVYESVGVAQADLVQAGLLKNPSFAGSIGFNVGATGGNSLAGSLTEDFLSLFTLPLRKRFAERELERAKLSVGAAVLELAFDVRGAFVRVQGAQQATELWRAIVEAESASAELAQRQYTAGNISELELTGRQAMYEQSRLDLARAELETVEARESLTRLLGVWGHEAEWKVAAPLPELPAQEVALEHLESAAIRQRLDLAATRAETESVAQALALASGTRLLTNLDVGVQAERDPEGNKVVGPTLSLELPIFDQHQARIAKLEAQLRQARAKQDELAIDIRSEVRVASSRLLAARSVAEHYRQVLLPLRERAVKLSQQHYNAMLLGVFGLLQAKQSEVAAYRDYLDAVRDYWLARTNLERTLGGRMPAPESAPTASTNLPAPQLAATSTSRTP, from the coding sequence ATGAGGCCGGCGCTCCTCTGGGCAACGCCCATCGCACTGGTCACGGTGACCGGCTGCGCCTCGACCTCGCCGAAGCAGGGCTACGCCGAGGTGGCCCAGCTCGTTCAGGCCCGAGGTGGCCAGGCGCCCGACTGGGACCAGCACTCACCCGACGACGAAGAGGTCGATCGGCGCGTGCGCGAGCTGCTCGCCAAGGACCTCACCACAGACGCCGCGGTGCAGGTCGCCCTGCTCCGCAACCGCAAGCTGCAGCAGGTCTACGAGAGTGTGGGCGTCGCGCAGGCAGACCTGGTCCAGGCCGGGCTGCTCAAGAACCCTTCGTTCGCGGGGAGCATCGGCTTCAACGTCGGCGCGACCGGCGGCAACTCCCTCGCGGGCTCGCTCACCGAAGACTTCCTCAGCCTCTTCACCCTTCCGTTGCGAAAGCGCTTCGCCGAGCGCGAGCTGGAGCGCGCCAAGCTCAGCGTGGGTGCCGCGGTCCTCGAGCTCGCGTTCGACGTGCGCGGCGCCTTCGTGCGAGTCCAGGGCGCGCAGCAGGCGACCGAGCTCTGGCGCGCCATCGTCGAGGCGGAGAGCGCGTCGGCCGAGCTGGCCCAGCGCCAGTACACCGCAGGAAACATCAGCGAGCTGGAGCTCACCGGTCGCCAGGCGATGTACGAGCAGTCGCGGCTCGACCTCGCCCGCGCGGAGCTGGAGACCGTTGAGGCCCGCGAGTCGCTCACCCGATTGCTCGGCGTCTGGGGCCACGAGGCCGAGTGGAAGGTGGCGGCGCCCTTGCCCGAGCTGCCCGCGCAAGAGGTCGCGCTGGAGCACCTGGAGTCGGCCGCGATTCGCCAGCGGCTGGACCTCGCCGCCACGCGCGCGGAGACCGAATCCGTGGCACAGGCCCTGGCTCTGGCCTCGGGGACGCGGTTGCTCACCAACCTGGACGTCGGCGTTCAAGCCGAGCGGGATCCCGAGGGCAACAAGGTCGTGGGGCCGACCCTGAGCCTGGAGCTGCCCATCTTCGACCAGCACCAGGCGCGGATCGCCAAGCTGGAGGCTCAGCTTCGCCAGGCGCGCGCGAAGCAGGACGAGCTGGCCATCGACATCCGCTCCGAAGTGCGCGTGGCCAGCAGCCGGCTGCTCGCGGCACGCTCCGTCGCCGAGCACTACCGCCAGGTGCTCCTGCCGCTGCGCGAACGGGCCGTGAAGCTCTCGCAGCAGCACTACAACGCCATGCTGCTCGGTGTGTTCGGCCTGCTCCAGGCCAAGCAGAGCGAGGTCGCGGCGTATCGCGACTACCTCGACGCCGTTCGCGACTACTGGCTCGCGCGCACCAACCTGGAGCGCACGCTCGGCGGCCGCATGCCCGCGCCCGAGAGCGCGCCGACCGCCAGCACCAACCTCCCAGCGCCGCAGCTCGCCGCGACGTCGACCTCGAGGACCCCATGA